The Sphingomonas naphthae nucleotide sequence GGGACGGGTCCACCTCGCGCTCGATCGCGACGGCGGGGTGGCGCGCATCACCGTCACCGACGAGGGCGTCGGCGTGGACGAGGCCGATCGCCCCCATCTGTTCGACGCTTTCTATCAGGGGCGCGGCGCGCCGGAGCGCGGTGGCAGCGGGCTCGGCCTCACGCTCGCCCGCTGGGTGATAGAGCAGCACCAAGGCACGATCGCCGCCGGGGACCGGCCGGGCGGGGGGCTGCGCCTCGTAATGCGGCTACCGCTCGCGTGACCGCGATCCTGCTCGTTGAGGATGATGCCGCGATCGGCGGCTTCGTCGGCCGGGGGCTGCGTGCCGAGGGCTATCGCGTCGAATGGCTGCGCTCGGGCCGCCGCGTCCGCGCCGCGCTGGAGACGGGCGCCTTCGCCGCGATGATCCTCGATCTCGGCCTGCCCGATGCCGACGGCAATGCGCTGTGCCGCGCGCTGCGCGCCGAGGGCCTGACCACGCCGATCCTGATGCTGACGGCCCGCGCCGCGCTGGAGGATCGGCTGGAGGGCTTCCGCGCCGGCACCGACGATTATCTCTCCAAGCCCTTCGCCTTCGAGGAACTGGTGCTGCGGCTGGCCGCCCTCGTCCGCCGCTCGGCCGGCGCCAGCGTGCCGGGCTATGCCAACCTCCGCCTCGATCCGCAGGCGCCGGGCGCGGTGGTGGATGGGGTTCCGCTGTCGCTCAGCCGTCGCGAATACGACCTCCTCGCCGCGCTCGTCCGGGCCGGCGGCGAACCCGTCTCGCGCGAGCGGCTGATCGCCGACGTGTGGGGCGATGGCGAGGCGAGCGACAATGTCGTCGACGTCTATGTCGGCTATCTCCGCCGCCGCCTCGCGACGCTGCCCACTGCGCCGCGGATCGCCACCGTGCGGGGCCACGGCTACCGAATCACACCAAAGGACGAGACCGCCTGAGAGCCGTCTCAGGACGCCCGTCGCCCGCCTCGCCTACCAGACCCGTCATAACAGAACGGGGAGTGAGCGATGCGTTTGGGGACACGGATTCTGGCGGGCACGTCGATCCTGGCGATGGCCGCGCCGGCCCTCGCAGCTGGAGCGCCGGCCGACATCATCGTCACCGCGCCCACCCCGCTCGCGAAGGAGGCCGGCGTGCAGGCCGCGACCGCCGCGAGGATCGAGGCCACCCGCGCGCTCGACCTGACCAACTTCCTCGTCCGCACCGCGCCGAGCGTCACCGTCACCGAGACGCAGGGCAATCCGCTCCAGCCCGACGTGAATTATCGCGGCTTCACCGCCTCGCCGCTGCTGGGCACACCGCAGGGCTTGTCGGTCTATCTGGATGGCGTGCGGGTCAACCAGCCGTTCGGCGACGTGGTGAGCTGGGATCTGATCCCGCGCGCCGCGATCCGCACGGTCGAGGTGGTGCCGGGCTCCAACCCGCTGTTCGGCCGCAACACGCTGGGCGGCGCGATCGCCATCCGCACCAGGGACGGGCGCGGCGAGCCCAAGCTCGCGATCGAGGGCCGCGCCGGATCGTTCGGGCGACGGCTGGCGCAGATCGAGGTGGCGACGGGCGGCGACAGCGGCTTTTACGGCTACGCCACCGCCAACCGCTACGGCGACGACGGCTGGCGCGACTCCTCGCCCACCCGCTCCTTCCAGAGCTTCGCCAAGGGCGGCTGGGCGGATGCCACGACCGACGTGTCGCTGTCGGGCGGCTATGTCGTCAACCATCTGACCGGCAACGGCCTTCAGGAGATGCGGCTGCTGAACGCCGATCGATCGAGCGTCTATACCAAGCCCGACGAGACCCATAACCGCGCCGGCTTCCTCACCGCCACGCTCGACCATCGTTTCTCGGACAGCATCCGCTTCGTCGGCAACGCTTATTGGCGCAGGATCGCGACGCGCACCTACAATGGCGACATCAACGAAGGCGCGCTGGGCGAGAATGTCTATCAGCCCTCCGCCGCCGAGCGCACCGCGCTGACCGCCGCCGGCTTCACCGGCTTCCCCACCGCCGGCGAGACCCAGGCCAACACGCCCTTTCCGAAATGGCGCTGCATCGCCAACGCGCTCCTCAACAGCGAGCCCAACGAGAAGTGCAACGCGCTCATCAACCGCACCCGCGCCAAAGAATATCAGCTCGGCGGATCGGGCGAATTCCGCTTCACCTCCGCCAACAATGTGCTGGCGGTGGGCGGCGTCTATGAAGCCAGCCGCGCCCATTTCACGCAAAGCTCGCAATTCGGCTATCTGACCCCTGATCGCGGCGTGATCGGCGTCACCGGGCGGGGCGCCTTCGCGGACGGCTCGCAGGATTCGGAGAATGCCTTCGATGCCCGCGTCAATCTGATCGGCCGCACCTATGCGCTGAGCGGCTATGCCACCGACACCTTCATGCTCACGCCCGGCCTCGGCGTCACCGCATCGGTGCGCTACGATCGCACGATCGTGCGCAACAGCGACCGGATCACGCCGGGCGGCGGATCGGGCTCGCTCGACGGGCATCACCGTTTCGACCGGGTCAATCCCGCGGTCGCCCTCACCTATCAGGATCGCCGGGTCGGTTTTCATGCGACCCTCAGTCAGTCCAGCCGCGCCCCCTCCGCGATCGAGCTGGGCTGCGCCGACCCGGCGAACCCGTGCCGCCTGCCCAACGCACTGGCGGGCGATCCGCCGCTCAAGCAGGTGGTGGCACGGACCGGCGAGATCGGCGGGAGCCTGCGCACCGGCGCGGTCGAGTGGAACGCCAACATCTTCCGCATCGTCAACCGCGACGACATCCTGTTCGTCGCCAGCGACGCCACCGGATTCGGCTATTTCCGCAACTTTGGAAAGACGCGGCGGCAGGGGATAGAGGCAGGCGCGACCGCCCGCTTCGGCAAGCTCGGCCTGACGGCGCATTACACCTATCTGGATGCCACCTATCGCAGCGAGGAAGCGGTCAACGGCGAGGCCAACAGCAGCCGCGACGGCCCCGCCCCCGGCTTCGAGGGGGAGATCGAGATCGGGAAGGGCGACCGCATCCCGCTGGTGCCGCGCCACATCTTCAAGGCGGGCGCGACGCTCGACGCGACCGACCGGCTGACCCTTTCGGCCGACATGGTCGCCATCTCGGGCTCGTTCGCGCGCGGCAACGAGAATGGCGAGCACAAGGCCGACGGCGTCTATTATCTCGGGAGCGGGCGCACCAAGGGCTATGCGGTCGTCAACGGCGGGGCCGAATGGCGCCCGGTCGAGGGGCTGAAGCTGTTCGTCGAGGTCGAGAATCTGTTCGACAAGGGCTATGCGACCGCCGCGCAACTGGGCGTCACCGCCTTCGACGCCGCCGGCCGCTTCGTCGCCCGCCCGTTCGCGGCACCCGTGATCGGCGGCGAACGCCCGCTGGTCAGCTCGACCTTCTATGCACCCGGCGCGCCGCGATCGGTGTGGGTGGGGGCGAAGGTGAGCTTCGGGAAATAGCCTATCGCTTGCGGATCAGTCCGCGCATCGCCCGCTCCAGTCCATCGAGCGTCAGCGGATACATGCGGTCGTCCATCAGCTCGCGGATGATGCGGATCGACTGGCTGCGCGGCCAGTAACTTTCCTCGACCGGGTTGAGCCAGGCGGCCGAGGGATAGGTGTCGGTCAGCCGCTTCAGCCACAGGGCGCCCGGCTCCGGGTTCATATGTTCGACCGATCCGCCCGGATGGGTGATCTCATAGGGGCTCATCGAGGCGTCGCCGACGAACAGCAATTTGTAATCGTGGCCGAATTTGTGAAGCACATCCATCACCGGGGTGCGATCGGTGAAGCGGCGTTTATTCTCCTTCCACACGCCTTCGTAGACGCAATTGTGGAAGTAGAAGAATTCGAGATGCTTGAACTCGGCGGTCGCGGCCGAGAACAATTCCTCGCAGGTGCGGACGTGATCGTCCATCGATCCGCCGATATCGAGGAACAGCAGCAGCTTCACCGCATTGCGCCGCTCCGGCCGCATCGCGATGTCGAGGAAGCCGCGCCGCGCGGTGCCGTCGATCGTGGCGCCCAGATCGAGCTGGTCGGCCGCGCCTTCCCGCGCGAAGCGGCGCAGGCGGCGCAGCGCGATCTTGATGTTGCGCGTACCGAGATCCTGATTGGCGTCGAGATCGCGGAATTCGCGCTTGTCCCACACCTTGATCGCGCGGCGGTTCCGGCTCTGTCCGCCGATCCGCACGCCTTCGGGATTGTAGCCGCTGTGGCCGAACGGGCTGGTGCCGCCGGTGCCGATCCACTTGCTGCCGCCTTCGTGGCGCTTTTCCTGCTCCTCGAGCCGCTTCCTCAGCGTCTCCATGATCTCCTCCCAGGAGCCGAGCGATTCGATCGCTTTCTCCTCCTCCTCGGTCAGCATCTTCTCGGTCACGGCGCGCAGCCAGTCGGCGGGGATTTCGGCCTGCTCGCCCTGGGCGGCGATCACGCCCTGAAAGACCTGGGCGAAGACGCGATCGAATTTGTCGATCATCGTCTCGTTCTTCACATAGGTCGCGCGCGCCAGATAATAGAAATCGTCCAACGTGCGATCGATCACCTGTCTGTCGAGCGCCTCGAGCAGCACGAGATGCTCCTTGAGCGACGCCGGAATGCCCGCCGCGCGGAGCTGATCGAGGAAATTGAGGAACATGGGGACGAGGCTACACCCCGCCCGTCGCCACGCAAAGAAAAAGCCCCTCCCGTTTCCGGGAGAGGCTTCATCCTCAAAAGCGATCGCCGATCAGTTGAGCGCGGCGAAGCTGTTGGCCTGCTGGCCGACCAACGTCACTTCGACGCGGCGGTTCTGCTGGCGGCCGGCGCTGTTGCTATTGTCGGCGACGGGCTGGGCCTCGCCATGGCCGACCGATTCCACGCGAGACGGATCGACGCCCATCGTGGCGAGCGCACCCTTCACCGCCGAGGCGCGGGCATCGGACAGCAACTGGTTCGACGCATCCGACCCCTGCGAATCGGTATGCCCATCGACCCGCACCTTCACCTCCGGGTTGGTCTGGAGATAGGCCGCGAGCGGCTGGAGGCGGGCAGCGGCGCCCGGCTTCAGCTCGGCCTTGCCGGTCTGGAACACGACATCCTGCAACACGAGGGTCGCGCCGAGCGCGGTCTGGCGCATGTGGAGATCGGCCAGCGCCGCGCGGGCCTTGGCGGCCTCGGCCTGCGACCGGGCGGCATCCGCCTGCGAACGGGCGGCGGCGGCACGGGCGCGATCGGCCTCGGCCTGGGCGCTCGCGACCTGATCGGACTTAATTTGCGCGGTGGCGACGGCGCGATCCTTGGCGCTCGCCACGTCGGCGCGGGCACGGGCCGAGGCGATCAGCGCGTCGATCTCCGACATGGAGGATTCGACCTGCTTGGAATCACGATCGTCGAGGCGCTTTTCGAGCAGCGGCAGCGCCGCTTCGGCCTTGTCGAGTTCGGCCGAGCCGAATTGCGCGACACCGGGCTCGCCGCGCGCGGCGGCGATCTTGTCGCGATACTGGTTGACGACGACGCGGTCGGTCTTGCCGGCCAACGCGGGGCCGGCACCGGCGCCGGCGAGGAGGGTGGCGGCCATCAGGCCGACGAGGATCTTCTTCATGGAGTCTCTCCCTGGAATGGCTGGATCAGTTCGGGCGGACGGTGGCTGCGGTCAGCGCCGTCTGGCCGTCGATCGTCTGCTTCTGCTGGGTGGTGGCGGCGAGTTCGGCGAGCGCGCTCGCCTCGCGGGCGGCGGCCTGCGCGCCATCCTCGTCGCTCTTCTTGAATTCATGCTGCGCCTTGTCGAGCGCCATGCGACCGCGCGACTGGATGTCGGCCGCCTCACCGGTCACGCCGGTCTTCTCGTTCATGTCGAGCTTGGCCTTGGCCTCGGCGATCGCGACGCGGGCATTGTCCCGGTCGCCCGCCAGCGCCATCGTCGGCGCGCAGACGACCATGGCCGCGGCAAGCGCCGCAGCGGCGAAATGACTACGCATGATGATACTCCGATAATCTGTAACCGGGGCGAAGAATGCGATCGAACCCCTGTTGGTTCCCCGCATGGATCCTGCGAATACGCCCCGATCGCCCCGGTTTTTCTCATGTTCATCGGGGGTTTATCGTTCCGCGTCTGTGACGAGGCCGGGTTTATTGCGGCTTATCAGCGGCCTGCGCCGCATCCGGCGCCCCGTGCACCAGGGTGACCAGCACGAACGAAATAATCATCAGCAGATACCACGCACCGAGCTTGGCGAGCGACACCGGCGCCCAGCCGTGCGCCTGCGACGGATAGGTCCAGGCGCGGGCAAAGGTGCCGATATTCTCGGCGAACCAGATGAACAGCGCCACCAGCAGCCAGCCGAGCAGCAGCGGCATCCGCCGATCCACCGCCGCCGGGCGGAACACCACCCAGGTCCGCGCGAACAGCAGGATCGTTACCGCGAACAGGCCGATCCTTATGTCGGGCAGCCAGTGGTGCGCGAAGAAATTGAGGTAGATCGCCACCGCCAGCACGATCGTCGCGCCGCGCGGCGGATAGCCCGGAAAGCGGAAATCGAAGATCCGCCAGACCCGCGCGATATAACTGCCGACGGCGGCATACATGAAGCCGGAGAAGAGCGGGACAGCGCCGATCCGCAGCAGCCCCGGCTCGGGATAGACCCACGATCCCACGCTCGTCTTGAACAGCTCCATCACCGTGCCGACGATGTGGAAGGCGAGGATCACTTTGGCCTCGGCCAGCGTCTCCAGCCGGAACGCCAGCATGCCGATCTGGATCGCCAGCGCCGCGACGGTGAGGAAATCGTAGCGCGCGATCGGCGCCTCGGCCGGCCACGACATATGCGTGACGAGCAACAGCCCCAGCATCAGCCCGCCGAACAGGCAGGCCCAGCCCTGCTTGAACCCGAACAGCAGAAACTCCCACACCCCCGCCCGCCAGCCCGTGCGCGGCGTGCGCGCCTCGAGCGCAGCGCGGATGCGGGCGAAGCGGGTGGCGCCGACAGAGGCCGGCGCGTCGCGCGGCTCGGTCAGGCGCCCTGCCGCCGCGCCAGGAACGCCAGCCGCTCGAACAGCATCACGTCCTGCTCGTTCTTCAGCAGGGCGCCGTGGAGCGGGGGGATGGCCTTTTTCGGGTCGCGGTTCTGGAGGATTTCCAGCGGCATGTCCTCGTGCATCAGCAGCTTCAGCCAGTCGATGAGTTCGCTGGTCGAGGGCTTCTTCTTCAGGCCCGGCACCTCGCGGATTTCGTAAAATATCTCCAGCGCGCGCGAGACGAGCAGTTTCTGGATGCCGGGGAAATGCACGTCGACGATCGCCTGCATCGTCTCGCGATCGGGGAACTTGATATAATGGAAGAAGCAGCGACGCAGGAAGGCGTCGGGCAGCTCCTTTTCGTTGTTGGAGGTGATGACGACGATCGGACGTTCCTTCGCGGCCACCGTCTCGCCCGTTTCGTAGACGTCGAAGCTCATCCGATCGAGTTCCTGCAACAGATCGTTCGGAAATTCGATGTCGGCCTTGTCGATCTCGTCGATCAGCAGCACGGGCAGCTGGGGCGCGGTGAACGCCTCCCACAGCTTGCCCTTGCGGATGTAGTTGGAAATGTCGTGGACGCGGGGATCGCCCAGCTGGCCGTCGCGCAGCCGCGCCACCGCGTCATATTCGTAGAGGCCCTGATGGGCCTTGGTGGTGGATTTCACATGCCATTCGATCAGCGGCGCGCCGGCCACCTTGGCGATCTCGTGCGCCAGCACGGTCTTGCCGGTGCCGGGCTCGCCCTTCACCAGCAGCGGGCGCCGGAGCGCGACGGCGGCGTTGACCGCGACCTTCAGATCATCGGTCGCGACATAGCCGCTGGTGCCCTCGAAGCGCATATTCCGTCTCTCCACCTCTGCCTTGGAGAGAAGGGTTAACAGGGTGAGTCTTTGTTAGGAAGGCCGCACCGGCCCACACCCCCACCCGACCTCCCAATCAGGATATGCTATGGGAGGTCGGGTGGGGGTGTGGGCCGGTGCGGCCCGGAAGGCGCCGCCGGCGCCTTCCCACAAAGACGCCCTTACAAGCCCCGGCGGGCCGAGCGGCGGGCATCCAGCAAATCCCACAGGTGGCGATGCTGGGCCAGCATCTGCTCCGCGCCGAAGCGGATCGCGCGGGCGATGGTCTGGCTGGTCGCGGCCACCGTCGTCACCGCCTCCAGCGTCTCCGCCTGCCCCGGCAGGCGATAGGGCTGGAGCGCCACGTCGAAGCGCAGCGCGACCGCGTCGAGCAAGGGGCGGATCGCCTGCCAGTCGAGCACCAGGCCGGCCGCCGCGCCCAGCGCGCAGCCGGCGCGGTCGGATCGGGCGAGCAGCTCGATCGCCTGGCGCTGGCCGGCGATCGCCGAATCGGCGCTGGCCTGCCCCGGCGTGGAGGGCATCGGCCCCGCCGCGACGACAAGGCGGGTGAGGTACAGGCGCTCGCCCTCGAACCCGGCGATCGCCTGGCCGAACCAGCGGCCGACCGGCTCGGCACCACGGCGCAGGCTCGCCATATCGACCACGCCGGGGTGGCGGCCATGCAGCGACGAGAGGTAATGCGCGGCATCGGCCAGCACCCGCGCCACGTCCAGCGCGTCGGCGGCGTCGCGGGTCGGCACCGCGCAGCGCCCGGCGCTACCGTCGGTCATCACCATCGCCGCCAGATCGGTGGCCAGATAGCGTGCGCCCGTCTCGAGGCTGTCGCGCTGCGGTTGATCGTTGGTCTGCATGGACATCGGTATAGGCAAGGGAGGTGGTCAAACCGCTCAGAAGCATGGTTTACACGCCGTTTAGGGTCCATTTTGGAAGCGGTGGAACGGGTGCCCGCGCGCGGCCGCCCGGCGTGCATTGCGCTCCCGCCGCGCCTGCCGCACAAGGGTCGGGAAACGGGGGATTTCACGGGCATGATCGTCGATACGGCACAGGCGCCGGCGGGCCGGACACCGCTCTACGCCCAGCTCTATGTGCAGGTGCTGGTCGCCATCGCGATCGGCACCGCGATCGGCCATTTCTGGCCGGAAACGGGCGCTTCGCTGAAGCCCTTGGGCGATGCCTTCATCAAGCTGGTGAAGATGGTGATCGCGCCCGTCATCTTCCTCACGGTGGTGAACGGCATTTCGGGGATGCGCGAGCTGGGCGCGCTCGGCCGGGTCGCCGCCAAGGCGTTCGCTTACTTCCTCACTTTCTCCACCTTCGCGCTGATCGTCGGGCTGATCGTCGCCAATCTGTGGCAGCCGGGCGCGGGGCTCAACATCGATCCCGCTACGCTCGATGGCGCCGCCGTCGCCGATTATGCCCACAAGGCGCACGAGGCCACGCTCGTCGCCTTCCTGATGAGCATCATCCCGACGACGATGGTGTCGGCGCTGACCGAAGGCTCGATCCTCCAGACCCTGTTCGTGGCGATCCTGTTCGGCATCGGGCTGTCGCTGGTGGGCGAGCGGGCGCAGCCGGTGGCGGATCTGATCGAGCGGGTGGCGCTGGTGGTGTTCCGCGTCGTCACCATCCTGATGCGCGCCGCGCCGATCGGCGCCTTCGGGGCGATCGCCTTCACCGTGGGAAAATATGGCGTCGGCAGCCTCGCCAACCTCGGGCAGCTGGTCGCGGCCTTCTACGTCACCTCGATCCTGTTCGTGCTGGTGGTGCTGGGCACGGTGGCGCGGCTGACCGGCTTCTCGATCATCCGCCTGCTCGTCTATCTCCGCGCCGAGCTGCTTCTGGTGCTGGGCACCTCCTCGTCCGAAGCGGCGCTGCCCGCGTTGCTCCAGAAGATGGAAAAGGCCGGCTGCGCCAAGCCGATCGTCGGCCTCGTCGTGCCGACCGGCTACAGCTTCAACCTCGACGGCACCAACATCTACATGACGTTGGCGGCGCTGTTCATCGCCCAGGCCTGCAATGTCGAGCTGACTTTGGGACAGGAGATCGCGCTGCTGGCGGTGGCGATGCTGTCGTCCAAGGGGGCGGCGGGCGTGACAGGTGCGGGGTTCATCACTCTGGCCGCGACGCTCTCGATCGTGCCGACCGTGCCGGTGGCGGGCATGGCGCTGATCCTCGGCGTCGATCGCTTCATGAGCGAATGCCGCGCGCTCACCAATTTCATCGGCAATGCGGTGGCGACGATCGTGGTGGCCCGCTGGGAAGGCGCGCTGGATCGCGAGCAGCTGAACGCGGCGCTGAACGGGAAGGGCTGACCCCCATCCTTCGCCGTTCGTGTCGAGCGAAGTCGAGACACGTTCGTACCGCTTGGGGCACGCTCCTCGACTTCGCTCGACACGAACGGAGATGATATTGCCGACGCAATAGCAGCATCATGTTGTTCCGGGCGGCCCGGCGGCCTATGCCGCCGCGACCTGCCGGAGCCTGCCCCTTATGTTGAAGCGTCTCGCCGTCATCGCCCTCGCCCTGATGGCCGCCGCCTGCAACCGCACGCCCGATCTGGCCCCCGGCCAGTATCGCGCCGTGCTGAAGCTGCCGCTGGGCGAGCTGCCGGTCGGGCTGGAGGTCGCCGCCGGCGGCAAGGTCACTTTCGTCAACGGCGCCAACAAGGTCGCGGCCGAACAGGCGACGATCGACGGCGACACGCTGAACCTCGCCTTCCCCTCCTATGATTCGACGATCAGCGCGACCCAGCAGGATGACGGCACGCTTTCCGGCGTCGCCACGCTGCGCCGCCGCACCGGGCCGGTGCAGGTGCCGTTCGTCGCCACGCCGAATACCGCCTGGCGCTTCTGGAAGGCGCCCGCCCCCGCGACCGGCAAGCTCGCCGGCACCTGGCTGGTCACCCCCGCCGATCCCAAGGACGAGCGCGGCCTGCTGATCCTCACCGACGCCGGCAACGGCGTGCTGACCGGATCGGTGCAATGGCCGAGCGGCGACGAACGCTGGCTGACGGGGCAGGTGAACGGCGCCGAATTCGCCCTTTCCACCTTCGATGGCAATCAGGGCGGCGTGTGGCGCGGCAGATTGCGCGCCGACGGCAGCATCGCCGGCGAGAGCTTCGGCGCGACCAGCACCACCCCCAGCCGCTTCACCGCCCGCCGCCAGGGCGCCGCGCCCGAGGATCAGGTGGTCGCGATCGGCGAGGAAAAGCCCCCGGTCGATCGTATCGCCTTCACCTTCCCCGACATGACCGGCAAGCCCGTCAGCCTCGCCGACGAGCGGTTCAAGGGCAAGGTCGTGGTCGTCTCGATCGGCGGCACCTGGTGCCCGAACTGCCACGACGAGAGCGCCTTCCTGTCGCCCTACGTCAAGAAGCGCCGGGCCGAAGGGCTGGAGGCGATCGCGCTGCAATTCGAATATACCGACGATCCGGCGCGCTCGGCCGCGCAGGCGAAGAAATTCGCGGCGCGCTATGCGATCGATTATCCGATGCTGATCGCCGGCAAGGCCACGCCCGAGGACAGCGCCCGCGCCTTGCCCGACATCGGCGGGGTGAAAATCTACCCCACCACCTTGTTCATCGATCGCAAGGGCAAGCTGCGCGCGATCCATACCGGCTACGCCGGCCCCGCGACGGGCGAATTGAACCGCAAGGCGGTGGCGGAATTCGACGCGCTGGTGAGCAAGCTGCTGGCGGAGCCTGCTTAACGGTCAGCCACCCAGAACCCGTACGTCCCGAGCGAAGTCGAAGGACGTGCAACGGGACGCAGCGTTTGGGGCACGCCCTTCGACTGCGCTCAGGGCGAACGGATCAAAAGGGGATGAGTTGAGGGCAGCCGCCCCTCAACAAATCTGCCACATCATCCATTTCTCGACCGCGTCGGCCAGTTTCTGCCGCCCGCCCGCGCGCCACGCCGCGATCTGGCGTTTCGCTTCATACAAGGTGATTTCCGCTGCGGTGAGCGCCGCGAGCAAGGCCATGCCGTCGCTCGCATCGATATCGGGGCCGAGCATATCCACCAAATCCTCCACGTTTCGAATCTGCGTGCCCCCCTCTCCGCATCGTCTGTGAGACGTTGCGAGAGGGCCGAATCCGCATCTCCGGCAGGCGAGAATGAGGGTTAATCGATCCGCATCGCCTCCTGCGCGAGCGCCTCGGCCTCGATCAGCAGCGCGTCGTCGGCCGTGCCGGTGGCGACTCTCTCGCGGCCGATCAGCACCAGCACCGGCACGGCCAGCGGCGACACCCTCGGCAGATCGACATGGATGATCGTCTCGGCCGCGCGATCGAGCAG carries:
- a CDS encoding dicarboxylate/amino acid:cation symporter; its protein translation is MIVDTAQAPAGRTPLYAQLYVQVLVAIAIGTAIGHFWPETGASLKPLGDAFIKLVKMVIAPVIFLTVVNGISGMRELGALGRVAAKAFAYFLTFSTFALIVGLIVANLWQPGAGLNIDPATLDGAAVADYAHKAHEATLVAFLMSIIPTTMVSALTEGSILQTLFVAILFGIGLSLVGERAQPVADLIERVALVVFRVVTILMRAAPIGAFGAIAFTVGKYGVGSLANLGQLVAAFYVTSILFVLVVLGTVARLTGFSIIRLLVYLRAELLLVLGTSSSEAALPALLQKMEKAGCAKPIVGLVVPTGYSFNLDGTNIYMTLAALFIAQACNVELTLGQEIALLAVAMLSSKGAAGVTGAGFITLAATLSIVPTVPVAGMALILGVDRFMSECRALTNFIGNAVATIVVARWEGALDREQLNAALNGKG
- a CDS encoding DUF6975 family protein, which produces MSMQTNDQPQRDSLETGARYLATDLAAMVMTDGSAGRCAVPTRDAADALDVARVLADAAHYLSSLHGRHPGVVDMASLRRGAEPVGRWFGQAIAGFEGERLYLTRLVVAAGPMPSTPGQASADSAIAGQRQAIELLARSDRAGCALGAAAGLVLDWQAIRPLLDAVALRFDVALQPYRLPGQAETLEAVTTVAATSQTIARAIRFGAEQMLAQHRHLWDLLDARRSARRGL
- a CDS encoding vWA domain-containing protein, producing MFLNFLDQLRAAGIPASLKEHLVLLEALDRQVIDRTLDDFYYLARATYVKNETMIDKFDRVFAQVFQGVIAAQGEQAEIPADWLRAVTEKMLTEEEEKAIESLGSWEEIMETLRKRLEEQEKRHEGGSKWIGTGGTSPFGHSGYNPEGVRIGGQSRNRRAIKVWDKREFRDLDANQDLGTRNIKIALRRLRRFAREGAADQLDLGATIDGTARRGFLDIAMRPERRNAVKLLLFLDIGGSMDDHVRTCEELFSAATAEFKHLEFFYFHNCVYEGVWKENKRRFTDRTPVMDVLHKFGHDYKLLFVGDASMSPYEITHPGGSVEHMNPEPGALWLKRLTDTYPSAAWLNPVEESYWPRSQSIRIIRELMDDRMYPLTLDGLERAMRGLIRKR
- a CDS encoding DUF817 domain-containing protein produces the protein MTEPRDAPASVGATRFARIRAALEARTPRTGWRAGVWEFLLFGFKQGWACLFGGLMLGLLLVTHMSWPAEAPIARYDFLTVAALAIQIGMLAFRLETLAEAKVILAFHIVGTVMELFKTSVGSWVYPEPGLLRIGAVPLFSGFMYAAVGSYIARVWRIFDFRFPGYPPRGATIVLAVAIYLNFFAHHWLPDIRIGLFAVTILLFARTWVVFRPAAVDRRMPLLLGWLLVALFIWFAENIGTFARAWTYPSQAHGWAPVSLAKLGAWYLLMIISFVLVTLVHGAPDAAQAADKPQ
- a CDS encoding TonB-dependent receptor codes for the protein MRLGTRILAGTSILAMAAPALAAGAPADIIVTAPTPLAKEAGVQAATAARIEATRALDLTNFLVRTAPSVTVTETQGNPLQPDVNYRGFTASPLLGTPQGLSVYLDGVRVNQPFGDVVSWDLIPRAAIRTVEVVPGSNPLFGRNTLGGAIAIRTRDGRGEPKLAIEGRAGSFGRRLAQIEVATGGDSGFYGYATANRYGDDGWRDSSPTRSFQSFAKGGWADATTDVSLSGGYVVNHLTGNGLQEMRLLNADRSSVYTKPDETHNRAGFLTATLDHRFSDSIRFVGNAYWRRIATRTYNGDINEGALGENVYQPSAAERTALTAAGFTGFPTAGETQANTPFPKWRCIANALLNSEPNEKCNALINRTRAKEYQLGGSGEFRFTSANNVLAVGGVYEASRAHFTQSSQFGYLTPDRGVIGVTGRGAFADGSQDSENAFDARVNLIGRTYALSGYATDTFMLTPGLGVTASVRYDRTIVRNSDRITPGGGSGSLDGHHRFDRVNPAVALTYQDRRVGFHATLSQSSRAPSAIELGCADPANPCRLPNALAGDPPLKQVVARTGEIGGSLRTGAVEWNANIFRIVNRDDILFVASDATGFGYFRNFGKTRRQGIEAGATARFGKLGLTAHYTYLDATYRSEEAVNGEANSSRDGPAPGFEGEIEIGKGDRIPLVPRHIFKAGATLDATDRLTLSADMVAISGSFARGNENGEHKADGVYYLGSGRTKGYAVVNGGAEWRPVEGLKLFVEVENLFDKGYATAAQLGVTAFDAAGRFVARPFAAPVIGGERPLVSSTFYAPGAPRSVWVGAKVSFGK
- a CDS encoding peroxiredoxin family protein, coding for MLKRLAVIALALMAAACNRTPDLAPGQYRAVLKLPLGELPVGLEVAAGGKVTFVNGANKVAAEQATIDGDTLNLAFPSYDSTISATQQDDGTLSGVATLRRRTGPVQVPFVATPNTAWRFWKAPAPATGKLAGTWLVTPADPKDERGLLILTDAGNGVLTGSVQWPSGDERWLTGQVNGAEFALSTFDGNQGGVWRGRLRADGSIAGESFGATSTTPSRFTARRQGAAPEDQVVAIGEEKPPVDRIAFTFPDMTGKPVSLADERFKGKVVVVSIGGTWCPNCHDESAFLSPYVKKRRAEGLEAIALQFEYTDDPARSAAQAKKFAARYAIDYPMLIAGKATPEDSARALPDIGGVKIYPTTLFIDRKGKLRAIHTGYAGPATGELNRKAVAEFDALVSKLLAEPA
- a CDS encoding response regulator transcription factor, translating into MTAILLVEDDAAIGGFVGRGLRAEGYRVEWLRSGRRVRAALETGAFAAMILDLGLPDADGNALCRALRAEGLTTPILMLTARAALEDRLEGFRAGTDDYLSKPFAFEELVLRLAALVRRSAGASVPGYANLRLDPQAPGAVVDGVPLSLSRREYDLLAALVRAGGEPVSRERLIADVWGDGEASDNVVDVYVGYLRRRLATLPTAPRIATVRGHGYRITPKDETA
- a CDS encoding AAA family ATPase; the protein is MRFEGTSGYVATDDLKVAVNAAVALRRPLLVKGEPGTGKTVLAHEIAKVAGAPLIEWHVKSTTKAHQGLYEYDAVARLRDGQLGDPRVHDISNYIRKGKLWEAFTAPQLPVLLIDEIDKADIEFPNDLLQELDRMSFDVYETGETVAAKERPIVVITSNNEKELPDAFLRRCFFHYIKFPDRETMQAIVDVHFPGIQKLLVSRALEIFYEIREVPGLKKKPSTSELIDWLKLLMHEDMPLEILQNRDPKKAIPPLHGALLKNEQDVMLFERLAFLARRQGA
- a CDS encoding OmpA family protein encodes the protein MKKILVGLMAATLLAGAGAGPALAGKTDRVVVNQYRDKIAAARGEPGVAQFGSAELDKAEAALPLLEKRLDDRDSKQVESSMSEIDALIASARARADVASAKDRAVATAQIKSDQVASAQAEADRARAAAARSQADAARSQAEAAKARAALADLHMRQTALGATLVLQDVVFQTGKAELKPGAAARLQPLAAYLQTNPEVKVRVDGHTDSQGSDASNQLLSDARASAVKGALATMGVDPSRVESVGHGEAQPVADNSNSAGRQQNRRVEVTLVGQQANSFAALN